Proteins from one Gossypium raimondii isolate GPD5lz chromosome 8, ASM2569854v1, whole genome shotgun sequence genomic window:
- the LOC105790385 gene encoding uncharacterized protein LOC105790385 has product MEDESSHSIKLVNFVSEQQLDEAKRTRGERIEDGTAQRDRPLYEILKENKDKKDAEFNERFKHRPPKALDEDETEFLDKLVMSRREYERQVADEEAEQLRSFQAAVAAQSNVVLELKETPPVLANQEQKTVGKKNPATRPLGMLIKVKPQAKRAKTEPEEKLVSGTKAPDVDNVESPKSDPDKSLNVAKTGLVSYSDESEDDD; this is encoded by the exons ATGGAAGACGAATCGTCGCATTCAATTAAGTTGGTGAACTTCGTCTCCGAGCAACAG TTAGATGAAGCAAAAAGAACTAGAGGTGAACGAATTGAAGATGGCACTGCCCAGAGGGATAGGCCTCTGTACGAG attttgaaggaaaataaagacaAGAAAGATGCAGAGTTTAATGAACGGTTCAAACATA GGCCACCCAAAGCTTTGGATGAAGACGAAACtgagtttcttgataaattGGTGATG TCAAGAAGGGAATATGAACGACAAGTGGCGGATGAGGAAGCTGAACAGTTGCGAAGTTTCCAA gCAGCTGTTGCAGCACAGTCCAATGTCGTGCTTGAACTAAAAGAAACACCACCTGTTCTTGCAAACCAG GAACAAAAAACAGTTGGGAAGAAGAATCCAGCCACTCGGCCTCTAGGTATGCTCATAAAAGTGAAGCCACAAGCAAAAAGGGCAAAAACCGAGCCGGAGGAAAAACTCGTAAGTGGAACAAAGGCACCTGATGTTGATAATGTGGAATCACCTAAAAGTGATCCCGATAAGTCCCTTAATGTTGCTAAGACTGGTCTTGTTTCATACAGTGATGAAAGTGAAGATGATGATtag